The Nitrospira sp. genome contains a region encoding:
- a CDS encoding type II toxin-antitoxin system RelE/ParE family toxin: MIDGFRHKGLQLLFEQDDGRKVTANQADRLRLILSALNAARSVEDMNQPTFRLHPLKGGRKGVWAVTVRANWRVTFRFSEGNAYDVGLEDYH, from the coding sequence ATGATAGACGGTTTTCGACACAAGGGCTTGCAGCTCCTGTTTGAACAGGATGACGGGCGGAAGGTGACAGCAAATCAGGCGGATAGGCTGCGGCTAATCCTGTCGGCACTGAATGCAGCCAGAAGCGTTGAAGATATGAACCAGCCAACCTTTCGGTTGCATCCGCTCAAGGGTGGTAGAAAAGGGGTTTGGGCGGTCACTGTCCGCGCCAACTGGCGGGTTACGTTTCGATTCAGCGAGGGCAATGCCTATGACGTTGGTTTAGAGGATTACCATTAA
- a CDS encoding flagellar assembly protein FliW codes for MKCTSTRFGSFEVADESVIRFPSGLLGFPDQQRYVMLDHDTEAPFRWLQSVEEPGLAFVILDPTTFYSDYHVDIPADALAEIKGEEGEDLALVVVLTIPSDDPGRITANLRGPLVMSHKTKLGKQLVLSEEYPTRHPLFPISERPAPETTQAGVAAECRV; via the coding sequence GTGAAGTGCACATCGACCCGCTTTGGATCGTTCGAGGTTGCCGACGAAAGCGTCATACGCTTTCCTTCAGGGCTCCTTGGTTTTCCTGACCAACAACGGTACGTGATGTTGGATCATGATACCGAAGCCCCGTTCCGGTGGCTCCAGTCGGTTGAAGAACCGGGGCTGGCCTTTGTCATCCTGGACCCAACCACGTTCTATTCCGACTATCACGTCGATATTCCCGCCGACGCTTTAGCCGAAATCAAAGGTGAAGAGGGCGAGGACCTCGCGCTGGTCGTAGTCCTAACGATACCGTCGGACGATCCGGGTCGGATCACGGCCAATCTGCGAGGCCCGCTCGTCATGAGCCATAAGACCAAACTCGGGAAACAGCTGGTTCTTTCAGAGGAATATCCCACCAGACACCCTTTGTTTCCGATCTCCGAGCGTCCGGCACCAGAAACGACACAAGCCGGCGTTGCCGCCGAATGCCGGGTCTAG
- the csrA gene encoding carbon storage regulator CsrA: MLVLTRRCGESVTIGPDIRVVVLGLKSGQVRLGIEAPREVAVHREEVYARIQDENRLAAKTQAVPLDALRRLIPAKRRMAS; encoded by the coding sequence ATGCTGGTACTCACACGGCGGTGTGGAGAAAGTGTCACAATCGGTCCCGATATCCGCGTGGTCGTGCTTGGGTTGAAAAGCGGACAAGTCCGTCTTGGTATCGAAGCGCCGCGGGAGGTTGCGGTTCACCGGGAAGAAGTCTATGCGAGGATTCAAGACGAAAATCGATTGGCGGCAAAGACTCAAGCCGTGCCGCTCGACGCGTTACGCCGATTGATTCCTGCAAAACGCCGAATGGCCTCGTGA
- the flgK gene encoding flagellar hook-associated protein FlgK, with the protein MIGLSSLFDIARSALTTSQQALAVTGHNVANVNTPGYSRQEAVLTERPPLDGQPGMAGTGVMATTIRRYTDQFINRQLTISQQDLGRLASSKDELFRLQNLFGDSNNQGIAARMNDFFSALQDVSTNPGELAARSVVLANARQLASSINQASTDLVTSRQSLNFQVKQTVGEINSLSKQIAELNSQIVRAEVSGQNANDLRDQRELALNELATRIDITTVESGTGALTVFAARGQVLVENGSIRELTAVEDPDNDGLFSVGYSTGGTRPLSIDALISNGRLRSLLDVRDTTVRNLETSFDRMAATLANAVNVIHRQGYGLDGSTGQDLFGPATVTSRAMTANQGAAAINGGAVTANGLLTFHDYEIRFSSATAYSIVDATTGATIRGNYTGTAITAPSADNPLSIVTGTNDTLTVTVDGVASGTITLTGAASPGLSYTSGAALAQEVQSKINGDATLQAAGKSVAVAYDTTTHRLVITSNNTTASSAVSVTGGTARTSLGLIAGTSTAASGTYASPTTLTFDGLGVTLTGAAAAGDVFEVDSYSHAARDLTVALTNPSSVAASSTRTGIPGNNTNLLSLVALQQRRFASLDDGTLNDAYRTVAAELGVAAQTAGRDLEAKEILKDQIETLRAQVSGVSLDEELVNLIKFQRGFEAASRLVRLTDEMFQTLLAIKP; encoded by the coding sequence ATGATCGGTCTATCGTCGCTCTTCGACATCGCGCGAAGCGCACTGACCACCTCGCAACAAGCGCTCGCTGTCACCGGCCATAACGTCGCCAACGTCAATACTCCGGGCTATTCGCGACAGGAAGCGGTGCTCACCGAGCGGCCTCCGCTGGACGGACAGCCCGGCATGGCGGGGACCGGCGTCATGGCCACGACCATCAGACGGTACACGGATCAATTCATCAACCGGCAACTCACCATTTCTCAGCAGGATCTTGGACGCCTGGCCTCGTCGAAGGACGAGTTGTTCCGCCTGCAGAACTTGTTCGGAGACAGCAATAATCAAGGCATCGCCGCGCGAATGAATGATTTTTTCAGCGCCCTGCAAGATGTGTCCACCAATCCGGGGGAGCTGGCGGCTCGCTCCGTCGTATTGGCGAACGCGAGACAGTTGGCGTCGAGCATCAATCAGGCCTCCACCGACCTGGTCACGTCGCGACAGTCACTGAACTTCCAAGTCAAGCAGACGGTCGGCGAAATCAACAGCCTGTCGAAGCAAATCGCCGAGCTGAACAGTCAGATCGTCAGGGCCGAGGTGTCGGGTCAAAATGCCAACGATCTTCGGGATCAGCGTGAATTGGCGTTGAATGAGCTGGCAACGCGCATCGATATCACAACCGTGGAGTCCGGAACCGGGGCGCTGACGGTCTTCGCTGCGCGGGGACAGGTTCTGGTGGAGAACGGCTCAATTCGGGAATTGACGGCTGTCGAGGATCCGGACAACGACGGGCTGTTCTCGGTCGGCTATTCCACCGGCGGCACACGTCCCTTGAGCATCGACGCGCTGATTTCGAACGGGCGCCTGCGTAGCCTGTTGGATGTCCGCGATACCACGGTCCGAAACCTGGAAACCTCGTTCGACCGGATGGCAGCGACGTTGGCGAACGCCGTGAACGTCATCCATCGGCAAGGGTATGGGCTCGACGGATCGACGGGACAGGACTTGTTCGGTCCCGCAACGGTGACCTCGCGGGCTATGACGGCCAATCAGGGGGCCGCGGCGATCAACGGTGGCGCAGTCACCGCAAACGGGCTACTGACGTTTCATGACTACGAGATCCGCTTCTCTTCGGCGACAGCCTATTCCATCGTGGATGCCACGACCGGGGCCACCATTCGCGGCAACTATACCGGTACGGCGATCACGGCGCCTTCCGCGGACAATCCGTTGTCCATTGTAACCGGGACGAACGATACACTCACGGTGACGGTCGATGGTGTGGCGTCCGGGACAATCACCCTAACTGGCGCCGCGAGTCCGGGCCTGTCGTACACCTCGGGTGCGGCCCTCGCGCAGGAAGTACAGAGCAAGATCAATGGAGATGCAACGCTGCAGGCAGCCGGAAAAAGCGTAGCGGTCGCCTATGACACCACGACCCATCGCCTGGTCATCACCTCGAACAATACGACAGCCTCGTCGGCCGTCAGCGTGACCGGCGGCACGGCTCGGACCTCGCTTGGGTTGATCGCCGGCACCAGTACGGCCGCCTCGGGCACATATGCGAGCCCGACGACCCTTACATTCGACGGGCTCGGTGTGACGTTGACCGGCGCGGCGGCGGCCGGAGACGTCTTCGAAGTCGATTCGTACAGCCACGCGGCGCGTGATCTGACGGTTGCGCTCACGAATCCCTCGTCCGTCGCGGCTTCATCCACGCGAACCGGTATTCCGGGAAACAATACCAATCTCCTTTCGCTGGTTGCGCTTCAGCAGCGACGATTCGCGAGTCTGGATGACGGCACGTTGAACGACGCCTATCGGACCGTTGCGGCGGAGCTGGGCGTTGCCGCGCAGACGGCCGGTCGAGACCTGGAAGCGAAAGAGATCCTGAAGGATCAGATTGAGACGTTGCGCGCGCAGGTATCCGGTGTGTCCCTCGACGAAGAATTGGTGAACCTCATCAAATTTCAACGGGGGTTCGAAGCCGCGTCGCGACTGGTGCGCCTCACCGACGAGATGTTCCAAACGCTGTTGGCGATCAAACCTTAG
- the flgN gene encoding flagellar export chaperone FlgN encodes MPVSTFSPAITQLCRLLDQEKATCLQLLETIHTERAAIRTMAITEFHPINCRRLAILESLQSLADEREQLVRELASHHGLPEGASIQNLIDHVRSAASDDLRERYRSYMTIAKAVRDEIKQNVVLIEGIRGVVDQALSAGAPVVPGRELYTADGQSFVASHVNVLIHQQG; translated from the coding sequence ATGCCCGTGTCTACGTTCTCGCCGGCGATCACCCAGCTCTGCCGCTTGTTGGATCAGGAAAAAGCGACCTGCCTGCAGCTGCTTGAGACGATTCACACAGAACGAGCCGCCATCCGGACGATGGCCATCACCGAATTTCACCCTATCAATTGCCGCCGGCTGGCGATTCTGGAGTCGCTGCAGTCTCTCGCCGACGAACGGGAGCAACTTGTTCGAGAACTGGCGTCACATCACGGCTTGCCGGAGGGGGCATCGATCCAGAACCTGATCGACCATGTACGAAGCGCCGCGTCGGATGACTTGCGGGAGCGCTACCGAAGCTATATGACGATAGCCAAAGCCGTCCGTGACGAAATCAAACAGAATGTCGTGCTCATCGAAGGCATTCGCGGCGTGGTCGATCAAGCTCTTTCGGCCGGCGCACCCGTCGTGCCGGGTCGGGAGTTGTATACCGCCGACGGGCAATCGTTCGTCGCGTCTCACGTCAACGTACTCATTCATCAGCAAGGCTAA
- the flgM gene encoding flagellar biosynthesis anti-sigma factor FlgM, whose amino-acid sequence MQISDHGKVDHLAKLLLGVHEADKSGARQTAAPTQAGKDQVQISAQAKELQRIRELANQPDPERTEHVERIKRSLDSGTYDVSGRAVGDALIKQVLTDAVL is encoded by the coding sequence ATGCAGATCTCAGATCATGGGAAAGTCGATCATCTTGCAAAGCTGTTGCTTGGAGTTCATGAGGCGGACAAGTCCGGTGCTCGACAAACGGCTGCCCCGACCCAAGCGGGTAAAGATCAAGTTCAGATTTCCGCACAGGCAAAGGAGCTTCAACGGATTCGAGAACTGGCCAATCAACCTGACCCTGAGCGGACGGAACATGTGGAGCGCATCAAACGCTCTCTTGATAGCGGCACGTATGATGTCTCCGGACGTGCGGTTGGAGACGCGCTCATCAAGCAGGTGCTGACCGACGCCGTGCTCTAG
- a CDS encoding rod-binding protein yields the protein MFNESFGSHSVASSPLYVDPRVTLPSGQLDPQANPQKVQNPAEARRQLVKAGHQFEAYFISYLLKVMRETVPEGTISNKQGAYFHSFYDEEIGKRAAEAGGIGIAKMVQEYTDKYFSSAPMGHSSFSG from the coding sequence ATGTTTAACGAATCATTTGGCAGCCACTCTGTAGCATCGTCACCATTATATGTCGATCCGCGTGTCACCCTTCCCTCCGGTCAGCTCGACCCCCAGGCAAATCCACAAAAGGTGCAGAACCCCGCTGAAGCGCGCCGGCAGCTGGTCAAAGCCGGACACCAGTTTGAGGCCTATTTTATCTCGTACTTACTGAAAGTGATGCGGGAAACGGTTCCTGAGGGGACCATTTCGAATAAGCAAGGGGCCTATTTCCACTCATTTTATGATGAAGAAATCGGGAAACGGGCGGCAGAAGCCGGAGGGATCGGCATCGCCAAGATGGTCCAGGAATATACGGATAAGTATTTTTCATCAGCTCCAATGGGGCACTCAAGTTTTTCCGGATAA
- a CDS encoding flagellar basal body P-ring protein FlgI, translating to MCSRTHSLLCSLVLTGYLFSPSTADAVRIKDIGAIEGVRENQLIGYGLVVGLDSTGDRVIGGQFTIQAMMSMLNKMGVNLVIDPIQLLTRNIASVMVTAKLPPFSKPGMTLDAVVSSMANAKSLQGGTLLLTPLKAANQQVFAVAQGPVSIGGFLGGTGGPGGATVAKNHQAAGVVPGGAIIEKELPVNIDSWETVSVLLRQPDFTTAIRTSEAIESAFGKGSASAVNAGYVKATIPSMFHGRVVEYIASIEGLDVAVDAVAKVVVNERTGTVVLGEHVRISTCAISHGNLTISVKNTLNVSQPPAPLIGSTGGQTTVTPDVQTEIKEQESRLMVVDETVTLGEVVRALNSVGVTPRDLVAILSALRSAGALQANLEII from the coding sequence ATGTGCTCACGAACTCACTCGCTATTATGTTCACTGGTGTTGACGGGCTATCTGTTCTCTCCTTCAACCGCCGATGCGGTGAGAATCAAGGATATCGGCGCGATTGAAGGTGTACGCGAAAACCAATTGATCGGCTATGGGCTGGTGGTCGGGCTGGATAGTACCGGCGATCGGGTCATCGGCGGACAGTTTACGATTCAGGCGATGATGTCCATGTTGAACAAGATGGGCGTCAATCTGGTCATCGACCCCATTCAGTTGCTCACCAGGAACATCGCCTCGGTCATGGTGACCGCCAAGCTTCCTCCGTTCTCCAAGCCGGGTATGACGCTGGATGCCGTCGTGTCGTCGATGGCGAATGCCAAAAGTCTGCAAGGCGGCACGCTGTTGCTGACGCCGCTAAAAGCTGCAAACCAGCAAGTGTTTGCGGTGGCGCAGGGGCCGGTTTCAATCGGCGGTTTTCTCGGGGGGACAGGCGGCCCAGGTGGGGCCACGGTAGCGAAGAATCATCAAGCGGCCGGTGTGGTTCCCGGGGGAGCCATCATTGAGAAGGAGCTGCCCGTCAACATCGATTCGTGGGAGACAGTCTCCGTCCTGCTGCGGCAGCCCGACTTTACCACTGCCATCAGAACTTCCGAAGCCATCGAGAGCGCATTCGGGAAAGGAAGCGCGTCAGCCGTCAACGCCGGATACGTCAAGGCGACGATTCCATCAATGTTCCACGGTCGCGTGGTCGAATACATCGCATCAATCGAGGGCTTGGATGTGGCCGTCGATGCCGTCGCGAAAGTCGTCGTCAACGAACGGACCGGAACAGTCGTGTTGGGAGAACATGTACGGATTTCAACGTGCGCGATCTCTCATGGCAATCTCACCATCTCGGTCAAGAACACCTTGAATGTCTCCCAGCCGCCGGCACCGCTTATCGGCTCGACAGGGGGGCAAACCACCGTCACGCCGGATGTTCAGACCGAAATAAAAGAGCAGGAGTCGCGTCTGATGGTCGTCGATGAGACGGTGACCTTGGGGGAGGTTGTCCGGGCCCTCAACTCTGTGGGGGTGACACCGCGCGATCTCGTGGCCATTCTATCGGCGCTTAGGTCGGCAGGGGCACTTCAGGCTAATCTTGAAATAATATAG
- a CDS encoding flagellar basal body L-ring protein FlgH, which translates to MSMDVISEKGIDVRPRLGTAIGCVCMISALLLQGCSSPPSVSSKIALTPLPPPKTVGSLWQEENGRAYLYEDLRAMRMGDILTVKIVENHKGSKSADTAAQRESTIKNSLVGSAMGYIGIPGVRFSDETRRGMGIDASAANKFGGKGATSREGTLTGTISVIVTEVLPNGDLRIEGRREVSVNSEKQLMSIGGIVRRVDVDTKNTVLSSAIADARIEYSGLGVLDDVQRPGWFVRILDWVYPF; encoded by the coding sequence ATGTCGATGGATGTCATCAGCGAGAAAGGAATCGACGTGAGACCGCGCCTCGGAACGGCAATCGGCTGCGTCTGTATGATCTCCGCGCTTCTCCTGCAGGGATGTTCAAGTCCGCCCAGTGTCTCAAGCAAGATCGCCCTGACTCCATTGCCTCCACCGAAGACCGTGGGTTCGCTGTGGCAGGAAGAAAACGGGCGGGCCTATCTCTATGAGGATCTCCGCGCCATGCGTATGGGCGATATCCTCACGGTTAAAATTGTGGAAAACCACAAAGGGTCCAAGTCTGCCGACACGGCGGCTCAACGTGAGTCGACCATTAAAAACAGTCTTGTCGGCAGCGCGATGGGGTACATCGGAATACCGGGAGTCCGGTTCAGCGATGAAACTCGTCGTGGAATGGGGATCGACGCCAGCGCCGCGAATAAATTCGGCGGAAAAGGCGCCACCAGCCGCGAAGGAACTCTCACCGGCACCATCTCCGTGATCGTCACCGAAGTGCTTCCGAACGGGGATCTTCGTATCGAAGGCCGCCGCGAGGTCAGCGTGAATAGTGAGAAACAGCTCATGAGCATCGGTGGGATTGTGCGTCGCGTGGACGTGGATACGAAAAATACCGTGCTGTCCTCCGCCATCGCCGATGCCAGAATCGAATATTCCGGTCTCGGCGTCCTGGACGACGTGCAGCGACCCGGATGGTTTGTTCGGATTCTTGATTGGGTCTATCCATTCTGA
- the flgA gene encoding flagellar basal body P-ring formation protein FlgA, translated as MFRVLSLILLMSTGLVGGASAATGASSGDARSVASQNRAPVHQQIEPAAGRAAVGEVTPDRMMQVIQKYLEDEWAHKIKTVSVSVLEPSDPIQVSGSLVELRVIPGSTEESPGRRIFQVEAVTNNKLRKTVQVLADVTAMIDAVVPGRFLRTDEVIEAGDLKTARTRVYQVNHPFVTDQSEVIGRSATRPLPPDAPLRSAFVKLPLVVKKGDRVLIQAQRGGLSIRAYGITKSSGQVGQSIMVANLDSGRELRATVVAPSIVQVEF; from the coding sequence ATGTTTAGAGTTCTGAGCCTGATTCTGCTCATGTCGACCGGACTCGTGGGGGGCGCTTCGGCGGCCACAGGGGCGTCCAGTGGCGATGCCCGCTCGGTTGCCTCCCAGAACAGAGCCCCGGTTCATCAACAGATTGAACCGGCGGCGGGCCGTGCCGCCGTCGGTGAGGTCACTCCCGATCGGATGATGCAGGTGATTCAGAAATACTTGGAGGACGAATGGGCCCACAAGATCAAGACGGTCTCTGTGTCGGTATTGGAACCGTCGGATCCGATTCAAGTCTCCGGTAGCCTGGTGGAACTGCGTGTCATTCCCGGCTCGACTGAGGAAAGTCCGGGGCGCCGCATATTTCAAGTGGAAGCGGTGACGAACAACAAGCTCCGGAAAACCGTCCAGGTTCTGGCCGATGTGACGGCGATGATCGATGCGGTCGTTCCTGGCCGTTTCCTCAGAACGGACGAAGTGATCGAAGCCGGAGATCTCAAAACCGCCCGAACTCGTGTGTACCAGGTGAATCATCCGTTCGTGACGGATCAAAGTGAAGTCATAGGGAGGAGCGCGACCAGACCCCTTCCTCCCGATGCCCCACTGCGTTCCGCATTCGTCAAGCTCCCCTTGGTTGTGAAGAAAGGGGATCGAGTCCTCATCCAAGCGCAACGGGGAGGCCTGTCGATCCGGGCGTATGGCATTACCAAGTCGAGCGGGCAGGTGGGGCAGAGCATCATGGTTGCCAATCTGGATTCCGGTCGTGAGCTGAGAGCCACGGTCGTCGCTCCCAGTATCGTTCAAGTGGAGTTCTAA
- the flgG gene encoding flagellar basal-body rod protein FlgG codes for MIRAMWTAATGMTAQQINVDTVAHNLANVNTNSFKRSRAEFADLLYQIQRLPGTNASNVGVFPVGIQVGAGVRPTTVAKEWLQGNMRQTNNELDLAIDGPGFFQVSRPDGTIMYTRNGSFKRDNVGNVVTGDGDLLNPVITIPSGALKVDIGQDGTVSVLLPGVTQASQVGQIQLTRFDNPSGLVAMGNNLFIDSFASGPPTQGTGGFTTGFGTIQQGFLESSNVNLAEEMVNMIIAQRSYEINSKTIQASDEMMAIANNLRR; via the coding sequence ATGATCAGAGCCATGTGGACAGCGGCGACCGGAATGACGGCGCAACAGATCAATGTCGATACCGTCGCGCATAACCTTGCGAACGTCAATACGAACTCGTTCAAGCGCAGTCGCGCTGAATTCGCGGACTTGCTATATCAGATCCAGCGGCTCCCGGGCACGAATGCTTCCAACGTCGGAGTTTTTCCGGTCGGCATTCAGGTCGGCGCCGGCGTGCGTCCAACGACGGTGGCGAAAGAATGGCTTCAGGGAAACATGCGACAAACAAACAATGAGCTGGACCTGGCGATCGATGGCCCGGGGTTTTTTCAAGTGTCCCGCCCGGACGGGACGATCATGTATACGAGAAACGGGTCCTTCAAGCGTGACAACGTAGGCAACGTCGTGACCGGAGACGGGGACCTTCTGAATCCCGTCATTACGATTCCATCCGGCGCGCTCAAGGTGGATATCGGCCAGGATGGAACCGTCTCAGTTTTGCTTCCCGGAGTCACGCAGGCCTCGCAAGTCGGGCAAATTCAGCTCACCAGGTTCGATAATCCTTCGGGTTTGGTCGCGATGGGGAATAATCTCTTTATCGACAGCTTCGCTTCGGGACCTCCGACACAGGGGACCGGCGGTTTTACCACCGGGTTCGGCACGATCCAGCAGGGATTCTTGGAGAGCTCGAACGTCAACCTCGCTGAAGAAATGGTCAATATGATCATCGCCCAGCGAAGTTACGAGATCAATTCCAAGACGATTCAGGCCTCCGATGAAATGATGGCCATTGCGAACAATCTCCGACGATAA
- a CDS encoding flagellar hook-basal body protein: MNRGIYPILSGALAHERRMQVFANNMANVNTAGFKQDEQAFKAIFPRYHAVAAPSGVNMGLAQQIMARPFGPAERAFVAPHQIKTTFEAGRIRLTGNPLDIAIQGRGFFEVDTPQGVRYSRNGMLSLDRERRLVNGLGYPVMGTKGEIKIPPGKLEITTQGDIKVDDKPVATIKIMEFAENDMPQKSSEGLFYSEKGTINKHPQIQVGHIEESNVNAIGEMVKMIQGMRTYESTQKLIQSLDRMAEIAIQDVGRVL, encoded by the coding sequence ATGAACCGTGGAATCTATCCTATCTTGTCCGGAGCGCTGGCCCATGAGCGGCGGATGCAAGTATTCGCCAATAACATGGCGAATGTGAATACGGCCGGTTTCAAGCAGGATGAGCAGGCGTTCAAAGCGATATTTCCCCGGTACCATGCAGTGGCGGCACCGAGCGGTGTGAACATGGGATTGGCGCAGCAGATCATGGCCAGACCCTTCGGCCCGGCTGAACGGGCATTTGTGGCGCCGCATCAAATCAAGACCACGTTCGAGGCGGGCCGGATCAGGCTCACCGGCAATCCACTGGACATCGCCATTCAAGGACGCGGGTTTTTTGAGGTGGACACACCGCAAGGGGTTCGGTATTCCCGCAACGGCATGCTGTCGCTCGATCGTGAACGTCGGTTGGTGAACGGTTTGGGCTATCCCGTCATGGGGACGAAGGGCGAGATTAAAATTCCTCCCGGGAAGCTCGAGATTACGACACAGGGAGACATCAAAGTCGACGACAAACCCGTGGCGACGATCAAGATTATGGAATTTGCCGAGAATGACATGCCGCAGAAGTCCTCGGAAGGGCTCTTCTATTCGGAGAAGGGGACGATCAACAAACATCCGCAAATTCAAGTCGGGCACATCGAAGAGTCCAACGTCAACGCAATCGGCGAGATGGTGAAGATGATTCAGGGCATGCGCACCTATGAATCGACGCAAAAACTGATTCAGTCGCTGGATCGAATGGCCGAGATCGCGATTCAAGATGTGGGACGAGTGTTGTAG
- a CDS encoding FliA/WhiG family RNA polymerase sigma factor: protein MSKTALSHERKSFSQGTRREELIKEFAHVIRAMAHRLAFRLPAYLDAEDLISVGTIGLMDAMDKYDPTREAKFKTYAEFRIRGAMLDEIRSMDWVPRSVHERIGLLQKAHVTLMSRFGRPPHDDEVATELKMSLEELDEFIVRARGAVMISVDDLSLQEPDGHKVVKMLADTHTPDPLSSLVNERERELITGAIQALPEKERLVLTLYYYEELTMKEIGELMKVTESRVCQIHTKAIIRLKAHLQAVS, encoded by the coding sequence ATGAGCAAAACAGCATTGTCACACGAGCGGAAATCCTTTTCGCAGGGAACGAGACGTGAGGAACTCATCAAGGAGTTTGCCCACGTGATTCGCGCGATGGCGCATCGGCTGGCCTTCCGCCTTCCAGCCTACTTGGATGCGGAGGACTTGATCTCGGTCGGCACCATCGGGCTCATGGATGCCATGGACAAGTATGATCCCACCCGGGAAGCGAAGTTCAAGACCTACGCGGAGTTCCGCATTCGTGGGGCCATGCTCGATGAGATCCGTTCGATGGATTGGGTTCCTCGATCGGTCCACGAACGAATCGGTCTGCTCCAAAAGGCGCATGTCACGCTCATGAGCCGATTCGGTCGGCCGCCGCATGACGACGAAGTGGCGACGGAGCTGAAGATGTCCTTGGAAGAGCTGGACGAGTTCATTGTGCGGGCCAGAGGCGCGGTGATGATCAGCGTGGACGATTTGAGTCTTCAAGAACCGGACGGGCATAAAGTGGTGAAGATGTTGGCCGACACGCATACGCCTGATCCTTTGTCGTCGTTGGTCAACGAGCGCGAACGTGAATTGATCACCGGGGCCATCCAAGCCTTGCCGGAAAAAGAACGTCTTGTCCTCACGTTGTACTACTATGAAGAGCTCACGATGAAAGAGATCGGGGAGCTCATGAAGGTGACCGAGTCGAGAGTGTGTCAAATTCATACGAAGGCGATCATTCGACTTAAAGCGCACTTGCAAGCAGTCAGTTGA
- a CDS encoding MinD/ParA family protein gives MQPRTKQSVLMPDEARPAGESSTQVIAVSSGKGGVGKTNVVANLAIALTKAGKRVLILDADLGLGNLDVLLGLVPQYTIENVLAGTHTLDEIVLKGPAGIHVLPASSGVPQLTALTESQQVVIQEQLAQLAGEMDVLLIDTGAGISPTVTFFASSADETMVIVSPEPTSLTDAYALIKVLARQYRERRFKVLVNQAKSPREASEVFGKLDVAVDRFLHVAIEFVGSIPYDDYVHMAVMQQKAVFEAFPDAPSSQAFRKIAQQIVQWPKPGLPKSSVQLIWQRSAIHAGN, from the coding sequence ATGCAGCCCAGAACGAAACAGTCCGTCCTCATGCCGGATGAAGCCCGTCCGGCAGGTGAGTCGTCCACTCAGGTCATTGCCGTTTCCAGCGGCAAGGGAGGAGTCGGGAAGACCAATGTGGTGGCGAATCTGGCCATTGCACTCACGAAAGCAGGAAAGCGGGTGCTGATTCTGGATGCCGACCTGGGCTTAGGCAATCTCGATGTCCTTCTTGGGCTCGTCCCGCAGTACACGATTGAAAACGTACTGGCGGGCACACATACGCTCGACGAGATCGTGCTCAAAGGTCCGGCGGGCATTCACGTGCTGCCGGCAAGTTCCGGGGTCCCGCAGCTTACGGCACTGACTGAATCGCAACAGGTGGTGATCCAAGAGCAGCTGGCACAGCTGGCCGGTGAGATGGACGTGCTGTTGATCGACACCGGGGCAGGCATCTCCCCGACCGTGACGTTTTTCGCATCCTCGGCGGATGAGACGATGGTCATCGTATCGCCGGAGCCGACGTCGCTCACGGATGCCTATGCGCTGATCAAAGTGTTGGCACGTCAATATCGAGAGCGTCGCTTTAAAGTTTTGGTCAATCAGGCCAAGAGTCCTCGTGAAGCCTCCGAGGTGTTCGGCAAGCTCGACGTGGCGGTGGACCGTTTTCTTCATGTGGCCATCGAATTCGTCGGGTCTATTCCCTATGACGATTATGTGCATATGGCGGTCATGCAGCAGAAAGCGGTCTTCGAAGCGTTTCCTGATGCACCGTCTTCCCAAGCCTTCAGGAAGATCGCTCAACAGATAGTCCAATGGCCGAAGCCCGGTCTTCCGAAAAGTTCCGTACAGCTCATCTGGCAACGATCAGCCATACACGCCGGCAACTGA